From Candidatus Tanganyikabacteria bacterium:
CCCGCACGGTCGGCGGGTGCATGAGCACCGAGGTTTACGCCGTGCTCCCCGAGGACACCATCTACGCCGCCGCCGAACTCCTCCTGGCGGCCGGCGTGTCGGCCGTGCCGGTCGTCGACCACCAGGGCCAACTGGCCGGCATCCTCACGCTCACCGACCTGCTCAAGCGCCTGCCCGCCGACTGGGGGCGCGACGTGGGAGCCGCGCTCATGGGCCTGCTGCGCGAACCCGAGAAAAAGCCGCGCGGCGCCAGGATCCGCCGCGTCCGCGACCTCATGACCCGCCCCGCCATCGTCGCCACGCCCGACGAGTCGCTGCAGGTCGCCGCGGCGCGGATGATCGAGCACCGCATTCATCAGTTGCCGGTGGTCGAGAAGGGCCTCCTGGCCGGCATGGTCGCGAGGTCCGACATCATCGCCGCCCTGGTCGCCCTGGCCGAACGCGAAGCCGGCCTGCAGACGCGCTCCGCGCAGCGGCACCTGGCGGCGCGCATCATGGCCCGCTCGGACCAGGCCGGCGACTGATCGCGCAGCCCGGTAAGTGGCCAGGCGCGCCCGCAGCTCACAACCGACTGAAGCGTACGTGATGGGGGCGCCCAGTTGACCTTGAGCTCACTTCGTCACCCCGGCGAAAGCCCGGGGTCTAGCCGAGGTCTGG
This genomic window contains:
- a CDS encoding CBS domain-containing protein; the protein is MAGSIPELDPHLRGDRPDPGVPARAARTVGGCMSTEVYAVLPEDTIYAAAELLLAAGVSAVPVVDHQGQLAGILTLTDLLKRLPADWGRDVGAALMGLLREPEKKPRGARIRRVRDLMTRPAIVATPDESLQVAAARMIEHRIHQLPVVEKGLLAGMVARSDIIAALVALAEREAGLQTRSAQRHLAARIMARSDQAGD